In Chitinivibrionia bacterium, a single window of DNA contains:
- a CDS encoding tyrosine recombinase XerD yields MSRIAPISENPVQLSQDMKTFLGWISTERGLADNTRTSYSFDLLRLCEYLSDKKIDEKNVRAQDLQKYTETLYDLGFEATSVQRNISSIRGYYRFLLDEEQIKSDPSENIEMPKSIKRLPTTLHPEDVFAVLENASAPSERTPLRNRAVLEMLYSTGMRVSECANITTEQFLANKDFMFIVGKGNKERLVPIGDVAREWVLKYLEKERPKLVKPESANFLFLNQGRGIGRGRPLTRMSIYTIIKEAADRAGIFANISPHVMRHSFATHLLEGGCDLRIVQEFLGHSSITTTEIYTHVSTTFLVDTHRHYHPRQKK; encoded by the coding sequence ATGAGCCGCATTGCCCCAATTTCCGAAAACCCTGTGCAACTTTCGCAGGATATGAAAACGTTTCTTGGTTGGATTTCGACCGAGAGAGGACTTGCAGACAATACAAGAACGTCGTATTCGTTTGATTTATTGCGCCTTTGCGAGTATTTATCCGACAAAAAAATAGACGAAAAAAACGTGAGAGCGCAAGACTTGCAAAAATACACAGAAACACTTTACGATTTGGGATTTGAGGCGACTTCCGTTCAGAGAAACATTTCGTCAATACGCGGATATTACAGATTTCTGCTCGACGAAGAACAGATAAAGAGCGACCCGAGCGAAAATATTGAAATGCCCAAATCCATAAAACGCCTCCCCACAACCCTGCATCCCGAAGACGTCTTCGCCGTTTTGGAGAACGCGTCCGCGCCAAGCGAAAGAACACCGCTGAGAAATCGCGCCGTTTTGGAAATGCTTTATTCTACTGGAATGCGGGTTTCAGAATGCGCAAACATAACCACCGAGCAATTTTTGGCAAACAAGGATTTTATGTTCATTGTCGGTAAAGGCAACAAGGAGCGATTAGTTCCTATCGGCGATGTGGCGCGCGAGTGGGTTTTGAAATACTTGGAAAAAGAGCGTCCTAAACTTGTAAAACCCGAAAGCGCAAATTTTCTTTTTTTAAATCAAGGACGAGGAATTGGTCGCGGCAGACCGCTTACAAGAATGTCGATTTACACTATTATTAAAGAAGCGGCTGACCGCGCAGGAATTTTTGCTAATATTTCGCCGCACGTAATGCGACATTCGTTCGCCACACATTTGCTTGAAGGTGGCTGTGATTTACGTATTGTGCAGGAATTTTTAGGACATTCGAGCATTACTACAACAGAAATTTACACCCACGTTTCAACAACTTTTTTGGTGGATACGCACAGGCATTATCACCCGCGGCAGAAGAAATAA